The following are encoded in a window of Oncorhynchus keta strain PuntledgeMale-10-30-2019 chromosome 10, Oket_V2, whole genome shotgun sequence genomic DNA:
- the LOC118388384 gene encoding DNA-binding protein inhibitor ID-1-like has translation MKVVGPTCALKSKVGGKDMVRCLSDQSLSISKCKIPLLDEQMTVFLQDMNSCYSKLKELVPTLPTNKKASKVEILQHVIDYIWDLQVELDEPEKNRQQSSVPRTPLTTLNAELASITVENGFSDDRITCR, from the exons ATGAAGGTTGTCGGACCTACCTGCGCACTGAAGAGCAAGGTTGGAGGCAAGGACATGGTGCGGTGCCTATCCGACCAGAGCCTTTCCATCTCCAAATGTAAGATCCCGCTGCTGGACGAGCAGATGACCGTGTTTCTGCAGGACATGAACAGCTGTTATAGCAAGCTGAAGGAGctggtccccactctgcctacCAACAAGAAGGCCAGCAAGGTGGAGATCCTCCAACACGTCATTGACTACATATGGGACCTGCAGGTTGAACTGGACGAGCCGGAAAAGAACCGTCAGCAGAGCAGCGTGCCCCGCACACCTCTGACAACCCTGAACGCAGAGCTGGCCAGCATCACTGTCGAG AATGGATTCTCGGATGACAGAATCACGTGCCGCTAG